The following are encoded together in the Hoplias malabaricus isolate fHopMal1 chromosome 3, fHopMal1.hap1, whole genome shotgun sequence genome:
- the tbx6 gene encoding T-box transcription factor TBX6: MTQIPEISKIPDGDENPPQSTSDNAENNGLLHGSNQIMTLSSYATFTSPQMTSSSHPPMSLPQPPPLYSSVSSTRAPDLPLPTAHSNPSSLQDYSSIAPSHYSSSPIPSSTTSPTGATYASISHCSSTPQLPPSSTYHSVLPPQNNLSPTNPHFQSLPPSSCQSINSCSNSLSINTAQNQAADGGLVNTPSSVQEGTPTAFPFPPVQSSNSNDPATPPSQIMPQTAFPFSPVGQQNPVSGTEDQTAFSFHSVSQSTSNPVTTPSDPNTNSSAFPFPAQPTNPNPQSSLPVHTPAACSFTTTQPLSTSHLNPSPSFQNPTNTANEAFNLSASSSVNAIPLQTISIPAHAVSGPISTSVQPPHSLYAYPTSVPSAPHPLQNLAMPTIGSSHGVAAIPNMVQIQPAIPQTLPAPSFAHVPPQYANPSQIPSQPFAPVQASTASHLPHSALQTYGVPSGPTHAQYPASTNSYPPVAPTEIGSFSQINPSAPYLPDVVLHPSFPSSAPPSRFNPFPSYPLRLCQDPRASFHLPVRHIYRQPQHVHSNSQGSYLDLGGRPAF, encoded by the exons ATGACCCAGATCCCGGAGATCTCGAAGATTCCTGATGGAGATGAGAATCCACCTCAGTCCACATCAGATAATGCTGAGAACAATGGATTGCTTCATGG GTCTAACCAAATAATGACACTTTCTTCATACGCCACATTTACATCCCCTCAAATGACATCCTCGTCACACCCACCCATGTCTCTTCCTCAGCCCCCACCCCTCTATTCCTCAGTGTCTTCCACTCGGGCACCTGACCTGCCTCTACCAACTGCCCATTCTAACCCATCCTCTCTGCAAGATTACTCTTCCATAGCTCCCTCTCACTATTCCTCTTCACCAATCCCCTCTTCCACTACATCTCCCACAGGCGCTACCTATGCTTCCATCTCTCATTGTTCCTCTACTCCTCAGTTGCCCCCTTCTTCCACTTATCACTCTGTCCTTCCTCCTCAAAACAACCTAAGTCCTACGAATCCACACTTCCAGTCACTTCCACCTTCTTCTTGCCAGTCCATCAACAGCTGTTCTAACAGTCTTTCCATAAACACAGCTCAGAACCAAGCTGCTGATGGGGGATTAGTGAATACACCTTCTTCGGTCCAAGAAGGAACGCCAACTGCCTTCCCCTTTCCCCCAGTGCAGTCCTCTAACAGCAATGATCCTGCTACACCACCATCTCAAATCATGCCTCAAACGGCTTTCCCCTTTTCTCCGGTCGGGCAGCAAAATCCCGTAAGTGGCACAGAGGATCAAACTGCTTTCTCTTTTCATTCTGTGTCCCAATCCACATCCAACCCTGTTACTACTCCCTCAGATCCGAACACTAACTCAAGTGCCTTTCCTTTCCCAGCACAGCCCACCAATCCCAACCCTCAAAGTTCTTTGCCTGTGCACACCCCAGCAGCTTGCTCTTTTACAACCACCCAACCATTATCAACTTCTCATCTGAACCCTTCTCCATCTTTCCAAAACCCAACAAATACAGCAAATGAAGCCTTCAATCTCTCTGCCTCAAGTTCTGTGAATGCAATCCCTTTGCAGACCATCTCCATCCCCGCACATGCCGTTTCTGGGCCTATCTCTACCTCAGTTCAACCTCCTCACTCATTATATGCCTACCCTACTTCTGTCCCATCCGCTCCCCATCCCCTCCAGAACCTGGCTATGCCAACAATTGGCTCGTCTCATGGTGTAGCCGCCATTCCAAATATGGTCCAAATCCAGCCTGCTATCCCTCAGACATTACCAGCTCCCTCCTTTGCTCATGTCCCTCCACAATATGCGAACCCTTCTCAAATCCCATCACAGCCCTTTGCACCAGTACAAGCTTCTACAGCTTCTCATCTTCCTCATTCAGCCCTACAAACCTATGGCGTCCCCTCAGGCCCGACCCACGCTCAGTATCCTGCCTCTACCAATTCTTACCCTCCTGTGGCTCCAACAGAGATTGGGTCATTTTCTCAGATTAATCCTTCTGCCCCCTACCTTCCTGATGTGGTTCTGCATCCTTCCTTTCCCTcttcagctcctccctcccgCTTCAACCCTTTCCCTTCTTATCCTCTTAGACTGTGCCAGGACCCCAGAGCCTCCTTTCATTTACCAGTCAGGCACATCTACAGACAGCCTCAGCATGTGCACTCAAACAGCCAAGGGTCCTACCTGGATTTGGGAGGAAGGCCTGCATTCTGA